The following coding sequences lie in one Myxococcus xanthus genomic window:
- a CDS encoding biotin/lipoyl-containing protein, giving the protein MRYFTKQQGQKEAVPVDLEPLGNDQFKITVGATTYQVDALALEHGTLSMLVDGQSYNVEFEENGDEIGVLLRGQVNRIDVADERRLRLRAANAAFSVEGKQLVTAPMPGKVVKVLVKVGDEVKEGQGLVVVEAMKMENELKSPKAGKVTELFAKEGTAVENNAKLVVVE; this is encoded by the coding sequence ATGCGTTACTTCACGAAGCAGCAGGGCCAGAAGGAAGCGGTTCCGGTGGACCTGGAGCCCCTGGGGAACGACCAGTTCAAAATCACCGTGGGCGCCACCACGTACCAGGTGGACGCGCTGGCGCTGGAGCACGGCACGCTGTCCATGCTGGTGGACGGCCAGTCGTACAACGTCGAGTTCGAGGAGAACGGCGACGAGATTGGCGTGCTCCTGCGCGGCCAGGTGAACCGCATCGACGTGGCGGATGAACGCCGGCTCCGGCTGCGCGCGGCCAACGCGGCCTTCTCCGTCGAAGGCAAGCAGCTGGTCACCGCGCCCATGCCGGGCAAGGTGGTGAAGGTGCTGGTGAAGGTGGGCGACGAGGTGAAGGAGGGCCAGGGCCTCGTGGTGGTGGAAGCCATGAAGATGGAGAACGAGCTCAAGAGCCCGAAGGCGGGCAAGGTGACGGAGCTGTTCGCCAAGGAAGGCACCGCCGTGGAGAACAACGCCAAGCTGGTGGTGGTGGAATAG
- a CDS encoding acyl-CoA carboxylase subunit beta: MDQTPEKDPLRARLEKMEKQAELGGGADRIAKQHEAGKLTARERIDLLLDPGSFCELDKFVTHRSSEFGMGDKKIPGDGVVTGYGTVEGRKVFVFAQDFTVFGGSLSGAYAQKICKIMDLATRVGAPVIGLNDSGGARIQEGVESLAGYADIFVRNTLASGVVPQISLIMGPCAGGAVYSPAITDFIMMVKDTSYMFITGPDVIKTVTHEEVSKEALGGAVTHNQKSGVAHFAAENEQAAIVMTRELLSFLPSNNQEEAPVQPCEDDAFRAEESLKTIVPSNPNKPYDIKEVIKAIVDDKHFFEVQEHFAKNIVIGFARMNGRSVGVVANQPAVLAGVLDIDASIKAARFVRFCDCFNIPLVTLVDVPGFLPGTDQEWGGIITHGAKLLYAYAEATVPKVTVITRKAYGGAYDVMASKHIRADMNFAWPTAEIAVMGPEGAVNIIFRNELLNAPDAAAERARLTADYREKFATPFKAAELGYIDEIIRPEETRAKLIRALELLKDKRQENLPRKHGNIPL; encoded by the coding sequence ATGGACCAGACTCCCGAGAAGGACCCCCTCCGCGCGCGTCTCGAGAAGATGGAGAAGCAGGCTGAGCTGGGTGGCGGTGCCGACCGCATCGCCAAGCAGCACGAAGCCGGCAAGCTCACGGCCCGCGAGCGCATCGACCTGCTCCTCGACCCCGGCTCCTTCTGCGAGCTGGACAAGTTCGTCACCCATCGCTCGAGCGAGTTCGGCATGGGCGACAAGAAGATTCCCGGCGACGGCGTCGTCACCGGCTACGGCACCGTGGAAGGCCGCAAGGTCTTCGTCTTCGCCCAGGACTTCACCGTCTTCGGCGGCTCGCTGTCGGGCGCCTACGCGCAGAAGATCTGCAAGATCATGGACCTGGCCACCCGCGTGGGTGCGCCCGTCATCGGCCTGAACGACTCGGGCGGCGCGCGCATCCAGGAAGGCGTGGAGAGCCTGGCTGGCTACGCGGACATCTTCGTGCGCAACACCCTGGCCTCCGGCGTAGTGCCCCAGATTTCGCTCATCATGGGTCCGTGCGCGGGCGGCGCGGTGTACTCGCCGGCCATCACCGACTTCATCATGATGGTGAAGGACACCTCGTACATGTTCATCACCGGCCCGGACGTCATCAAGACGGTGACGCACGAGGAGGTGTCGAAGGAAGCGCTGGGCGGCGCCGTCACGCACAACCAGAAGTCCGGCGTGGCCCACTTCGCGGCGGAGAACGAGCAGGCCGCCATCGTGATGACGCGCGAGCTGCTCTCCTTCCTGCCCTCCAACAACCAGGAAGAGGCGCCCGTCCAGCCGTGCGAGGACGACGCGTTCCGGGCCGAGGAGTCGCTCAAGACGATTGTCCCGAGCAACCCCAACAAGCCCTACGACATCAAGGAAGTCATCAAGGCCATCGTCGACGACAAGCACTTCTTCGAGGTGCAGGAGCACTTCGCGAAGAACATCGTCATCGGCTTCGCGCGCATGAACGGGCGCAGCGTGGGCGTCGTCGCCAACCAGCCCGCGGTGCTCGCCGGCGTGCTGGACATCGACGCCAGCATCAAGGCCGCGCGCTTCGTGCGCTTCTGCGACTGCTTCAACATCCCGCTCGTCACGCTGGTGGACGTGCCCGGCTTCCTCCCCGGCACCGACCAGGAGTGGGGCGGCATCATCACCCACGGCGCCAAGCTGCTGTACGCCTACGCCGAGGCCACCGTCCCCAAGGTCACCGTCATCACCCGCAAGGCCTACGGCGGCGCCTATGACGTCATGGCGTCCAAGCACATCCGCGCGGACATGAACTTCGCCTGGCCCACCGCCGAAATCGCCGTCATGGGCCCCGAGGGCGCGGTCAACATCATCTTCCGCAACGAGCTGCTCAATGCCCCGGACGCCGCCGCCGAGCGGGCCCGGCTGACGGCGGACTACCGCGAGAAGTTCGCCACCCCGTTCAAGGCGGCCGAGCTGGGCTACATCGACGAAATCATCCGTCCGGAGGAGACGCGCGCGAAGCTCATCCGCGCCCTGGAGCTGCTGAAGGACAAGCGCCAGGAGAACCTCCCCCGCAAGCACGGCAACATCCCGCTCTAG
- a CDS encoding YfbM family protein has product MEMLCTLRSATEAQRVALLQAPERLEDFVDDDEDFGDPKGSAFLELDIGEAWHGLQYLLTGTPWEGSAPLDFLVRGGEDVGDIPSEEGTARVFTPAQVQALATALQQVTGKTLRARYDASAMQAQDIYPGTWDEPEAEVDPLEELLSYFEELQKFMAAVAKRREALLVHIG; this is encoded by the coding sequence ATGGAGATGCTCTGCACCCTGCGCAGCGCCACCGAGGCCCAACGCGTTGCCCTGCTCCAGGCCCCCGAACGGCTGGAGGACTTCGTCGACGATGACGAGGACTTCGGTGACCCGAAGGGCTCGGCGTTCCTGGAGTTGGACATCGGCGAGGCGTGGCATGGCCTCCAGTACCTGCTGACCGGAACGCCGTGGGAAGGCAGCGCGCCGCTGGACTTCCTGGTGCGTGGCGGCGAGGACGTGGGCGACATCCCTTCCGAGGAAGGCACCGCGCGCGTCTTCACGCCGGCCCAGGTGCAGGCCCTGGCCACGGCGCTGCAGCAGGTGACGGGGAAGACGCTGCGCGCGCGCTACGACGCGTCCGCCATGCAGGCCCAGGACATCTACCCCGGGACATGGGATGAGCCCGAGGCCGAGGTCGATCCACTGGAGGAGCTGCTCTCCTACTTCGAGGAGCTCCAGAAGTTCATGGCCGCCGTGGCGAAGCGCCGTGAGGCGCTGCTGGTGCACATCGGCTGA
- the accC gene encoding acetyl-CoA carboxylase biotin carboxylase subunit, translating into MPKIRKVLVANRGEIAIRVMRTCKELGIATVAVYSEADRSALHVRTADQAIFVGPPPSRESYLVQQRILDAAKQAGADAIHPGYGFLSENAAFVRACDAAGLTFIGPPASAMDSMGEKTRARANMIKAGVPVVPGTTEPVASVEEARAYVEKIGFPVMLKAAGGGGGKGMRKVERMEDFESSWRAAKSEALNAFGNDAVYIEKYLEKPHHVEIQVFADQYGNTIHLNERECSAQRRHQKVVEETPSPILTPELRAKMGEVAVKAAKAVNYVGAGTVEFLVDVHRNFYFLEMNTRLQVEHPVTEWVTGLDLVAMQIKAAEGEKLGLTEAPTPRGHSIEVRVYAEDPSRNFMPSPGKITYLRVPGGPNVRDDSGVFPGYTVPNVYDPMISKLSVWAPTRREAIARTQRALSEYVVKGITTNIRYLKAILAHPEFIEGDYDTSFLTRQHDALLGAEDPKLSEMALLASVVHTYQKDQKRAKTLPSASGGQGGGNGGVSPWKQALRARR; encoded by the coding sequence ATGCCCAAGATCCGCAAAGTGCTCGTCGCCAATCGCGGCGAGATCGCCATCCGGGTGATGCGCACGTGCAAGGAACTCGGCATCGCCACGGTGGCGGTGTACTCGGAGGCGGACCGCTCCGCCCTGCATGTGCGCACGGCTGACCAGGCCATCTTCGTGGGGCCCCCGCCTTCGCGTGAGAGCTACCTGGTGCAGCAGCGCATCCTCGACGCCGCGAAGCAGGCCGGCGCGGATGCCATCCACCCCGGCTACGGCTTCCTCTCCGAGAACGCCGCCTTCGTCCGCGCGTGTGACGCCGCAGGCCTGACCTTCATCGGCCCGCCCGCCTCCGCCATGGACTCCATGGGCGAGAAGACGCGCGCCCGCGCGAACATGATCAAAGCGGGCGTGCCCGTGGTGCCCGGCACCACCGAGCCCGTCGCCTCCGTCGAAGAAGCGCGCGCCTACGTGGAGAAGATTGGCTTCCCCGTCATGCTCAAGGCCGCGGGCGGCGGCGGTGGCAAGGGCATGCGCAAGGTGGAGCGCATGGAGGACTTCGAGTCCTCGTGGCGCGCCGCCAAGAGCGAGGCCCTCAACGCCTTCGGCAACGACGCCGTCTACATCGAGAAGTACCTGGAGAAGCCACACCACGTGGAGATCCAGGTCTTCGCGGACCAGTACGGCAACACCATCCACCTGAACGAGCGCGAGTGCTCGGCGCAGCGCCGGCACCAGAAGGTGGTGGAGGAGACGCCCAGCCCCATCCTCACGCCGGAGCTGCGCGCGAAGATGGGCGAGGTCGCGGTGAAGGCGGCCAAGGCCGTCAACTACGTGGGCGCCGGGACGGTGGAGTTCCTGGTGGACGTGCACCGCAACTTCTACTTCCTGGAGATGAACACCCGCCTCCAGGTGGAGCACCCGGTGACGGAGTGGGTGACGGGCCTGGACCTGGTGGCCATGCAGATCAAGGCCGCCGAGGGCGAGAAGCTCGGCCTCACCGAGGCCCCCACGCCGCGCGGTCACTCGATTGAAGTCCGCGTGTACGCGGAGGACCCGAGCCGCAACTTCATGCCCAGCCCGGGCAAGATTACGTATCTGCGCGTGCCCGGTGGACCGAACGTGCGTGACGATTCGGGCGTGTTCCCCGGGTACACGGTGCCCAACGTCTACGACCCGATGATTTCCAAGCTGTCCGTGTGGGCCCCCACGCGGCGCGAGGCCATCGCGCGCACGCAGCGCGCGCTGTCCGAGTACGTGGTGAAGGGCATCACGACCAACATCCGCTACCTGAAGGCCATCCTGGCGCACCCCGAGTTCATCGAGGGCGACTACGACACCAGCTTCCTCACCCGCCAGCACGATGCACTGTTGGGCGCGGAGGACCCGAAGCTGAGCGAGATGGCGCTGCTGGCCAGCGTGGTGCACACGTACCAGAAGGACCAGAAGCGCGCGAAGACCCTGCCCAGCGCCAGTGGCGGCCAGGGCGGTGGCAACGGCGGCGTCTCCCCCTGGAAGCAGGCGCTGCGCGCGCGCCGCTAA
- a CDS encoding TSUP family transporter: MDVDVSALHLILLCVAALIAGMVDAIAGGGGLISLPALLAAGLPPHVALGTNKGQSVFGSFAALVRFSRAGLVDGNLARVTFPFGLGGAFGGAALVLLVKPEVLKPLVLVLLIAVAVFLAFRKSPRPGDTPEPGPPARARAIGALIALVIGTYDGFFGPGTGTFLIVAFSSLLGHGLARASADAKVVNFASNLASVALFAFKGVVLWKVALPMAGAQFAGAYLGAHLAVKGGDKLVRKVVLGVVLALVLKLGHDVVTA, translated from the coding sequence GTGGACGTGGACGTCAGTGCGCTGCACCTCATCCTGCTGTGCGTCGCCGCGCTGATTGCCGGCATGGTGGATGCCATCGCGGGGGGCGGTGGGCTCATCTCCCTTCCCGCGCTGCTGGCCGCGGGCCTTCCGCCCCACGTGGCGCTGGGCACCAACAAGGGGCAGTCCGTCTTCGGCTCGTTCGCCGCGCTGGTGCGCTTCTCCCGCGCGGGGCTGGTGGATGGGAACCTGGCGCGGGTGACGTTCCCCTTCGGCCTCGGTGGGGCCTTCGGGGGCGCGGCGCTGGTGCTGCTGGTGAAGCCGGAAGTGCTCAAGCCACTGGTGCTGGTGCTGCTCATCGCGGTGGCGGTGTTCCTCGCCTTCCGCAAGTCACCGCGTCCGGGGGACACGCCGGAGCCCGGGCCGCCCGCGCGCGCACGGGCCATTGGCGCGCTCATCGCGTTGGTCATCGGCACCTACGACGGCTTCTTCGGACCGGGGACGGGGACGTTCCTCATCGTGGCCTTCTCGTCCCTGCTGGGACATGGCCTGGCGCGCGCGTCCGCGGATGCGAAGGTGGTGAACTTCGCCTCCAACCTCGCCTCCGTCGCGTTGTTCGCCTTCAAGGGCGTGGTGCTGTGGAAGGTGGCGCTGCCCATGGCCGGCGCCCAGTTCGCGGGCGCCTACCTGGGCGCGCACCTGGCCGTGAAGGGCGGCGACAAACTGGTGCGCAAGGTGGTGCTGGGCGTGGTGCTGGCCCTGGTGCTCAAGCTGGGGCACGACGTGGTGACCGCCTGA
- a CDS encoding Coq4 family protein yields MWNPVAYAWTAWRMARALRDPEKLQDVLGLAPVLAPPVAMRRLVERLMRHASAAQSFIERPRVGLLHLAALRALPEHTLGRAFVDHLEANQVNPDALPYLEARTDEEYVRAHLLESHDVWHVLTGFPTSVAGELGIQAFSLAQVGSPFALGILAGGLTNTLFYAFSQREERMRAIVRGWLLGQRARLLFGAPWRQMWEAPLVEVRQRYGLDLAAVDAVLDDPRRSAMDARNPGSASPPQSC; encoded by the coding sequence ATGTGGAATCCTGTCGCGTATGCGTGGACGGCATGGCGGATGGCACGGGCCCTCCGCGACCCGGAGAAACTCCAGGACGTCCTGGGTCTGGCCCCGGTGCTCGCGCCCCCCGTGGCGATGCGGCGGCTGGTGGAGCGGCTGATGCGCCACGCCTCCGCGGCCCAGTCCTTCATCGAACGCCCGCGCGTGGGCCTGCTCCACCTGGCCGCGCTGCGCGCCCTGCCCGAGCACACCCTGGGACGTGCCTTCGTCGACCACCTGGAGGCGAACCAGGTGAACCCTGACGCACTGCCCTATCTGGAGGCGCGGACCGACGAGGAGTACGTGCGCGCGCACCTGCTCGAATCCCATGACGTCTGGCACGTCCTCACCGGCTTTCCGACGAGCGTGGCGGGCGAGCTGGGCATCCAGGCCTTCAGCCTGGCCCAGGTGGGCAGCCCCTTCGCGCTGGGCATCCTCGCGGGCGGCCTGACGAACACCCTCTTCTATGCGTTCTCCCAGCGCGAGGAGCGCATGCGCGCCATCGTCCGGGGCTGGCTGCTGGGACAACGGGCCCGGCTGCTCTTCGGGGCACCCTGGCGACAGATGTGGGAGGCGCCATTGGTGGAGGTCCGCCAGCGCTACGGCCTGGACCTGGCGGCGGTGGATGCAGTGCTTGACGACCCCAGGCGTTCCGCCATGGACGCCAGGAATCCAGGCAGCGCGTCCCCGCCCCAATCATGCTAG